A single Candidatus Hydrogenedens sp. DNA region contains:
- the rpsL gene encoding 30S ribosomal protein S12 — protein sequence LKACPQASGTCTCVYTMTPKKPNSALRKVARVRLKNGYEVTVYIPGVGHNLQEHSQVLVRGGRVKDLPGVRYHLIRGVLDAMGDMGGTASVKDDGGKKVHAGRWVSRSKYGVKKPKQS from the coding sequence TTGAAAGCCTGTCCGCAAGCCTCGGGAACATGCACGTGTGTATATACCATGACACCGAAGAAACCCAATTCCGCATTGCGGAAGGTAGCACGTGTCCGTTTAAAGAACGGATATGAAGTAACCGTTTATATTCCGGGTGTGGGTCATAATTTACAGGAACACTCTCAGGTATTGGTTCGTGGTGGTCGTGTAAAGGACCTTCCCGGTGTCCGTTATCACTTAATTCGTGGTGTTCTGGATGCTATGGGTGATATGGGCGGAACCGCCAGCGTTAAAGATGATGGCGGTAAAAAAGTCCATGCCGGTCGTTGGGTAAGCCGTTCTAAATATGGTGTAAAAAAACCGAAACAATCATAG